GACCTTCTGTTCCGCTTCATCGTATGCTGACACATTGACCCAGATCCGCCGTCCCTCAGGATAACCGGATGGCAGCTTGTGTCCGGTTTCATTTGTGACCCGAACGGTCACCCCGAAGGTCTCCGGCGTCACCTCCAATGTAACGGCCTTCTGCAGCATGGAGACCGCCCGGCTCTTGGCGGCCTGCAATTGCACGACCTCGACCTCACCAGGGAAGAATGTAGGGATGATATCCGGAACAAAAGTATTCCCGCCTGTAAAATCATGCAGACCGAGATCGGAGCGCAGAGGAGCATTCCCATCGTTGCACCCTCTGGCTTCGACATCGTGCATATGACAATCCTGGCATGTTGAAACAATACCGTCCGGCTTGTTCCCCGCAAACTGCGGCGCATACACCCCCGTTGTCGCATACTCGCTCTGGGACCACTCACTGTAAGTTCTTTCAACCGGCATCATATTCCGGACGTCCATATCCGGATGTTCTGCATCGAAAGTATTCGGTGAGTAATCGCCGGGGCTATCTTGTACAAATACAGGGTTGCTGACATCGTGGCAGATGCCGCAGATATTCGCGGAACGGTGGAAAGGTGATTCGACAAACTCATGGGCTGCCAGTGCATCAGCATAGGGTCCGCGGCGCAGCGGCGCAGGATCATTGATGAACTGCCCGTTTCCGTATTGAAGCGGAAGGGGCGAAATGTTCGCCAGGACATCCACATCCTGTGCAGGACTGACTCCTTCGACGTAATTTTGATCAACCGCCCGGTGGCAGAAATCGCATTGAACACCCTGCCGATCCTTGGCATTGAGAAGACCGCCGCTGGTATCGACCGAACGCCCCTCCTGCCAGCCACTCTGTGTGTGACAGCGGATACAAAGATCTCCGACGGATGGGGCATCTTGCTCAGCAATCGCCATACAGGCGAAGAAGAAGGGATCGCGCGCCGCCTGGGCCATCATGCTGCCCCGCCAGTTGTACCATGCCTCATTGGCACTATCATAATTGCCATGGCAGCTTGCACAACTCGCACCGGGATCATCAAGAATGGCTCCTTCATGTGGCTGCGTCCCGGATAGATCCATATCCCTCAACGTCGTCGGGACAAAGCCCGCTGGGACACCGGTGATGGTGAAATCGGCGTCACTGTCGTCAAACCCCGAATTCCCGGCATTGTCGTGGGCCTCCACACGGATACGGTTCATACTTCCGGGTCGATTGGGGACAAACCAGGAATAGCTGCTTCCAGGAGCTTCGTTTCTTGCGACATGCTTGTATGATGCCCCCCCGTCCTCCGATAGATAAACATTGATATACGATATCCCACTGGCGTCTGTGGCTGTATAATTGATCGTTTGGAAAGTTCCCGCCGACAAGTTTTCTCCACCATCGGGCGCAGAAATAGTGACCTCGGGCGGCGTCGTGTCGGTCCCCCCCGAGGGGGTGAGGTAAGGCTCTACCTCTGCAAGGAGAATATTGGAAGTGCTGCCCATGTTGCTTTGTGAAAGACCGGGAAATGTGGGCGTGTTCCCGAAATTGACGACATCTGTGATTTCAACAATATTTGTGAAGCCGTCTGCATCGGAATCATCATTTTGAATGGCAAGAAACGCATCAACATAGGATAAACCCCCGTTAATGCCGATTTGAACCCCCAATCCGTATGGATTCCGAGCTCCTCCCCCGTCAAAATTAAAATGACAAACACCACAATGGCCTCCATTGCTGGGGAGATCATCGAGCTGGGTATTCACGGCAATTGGGTAGGTGCTAAAAAAGGCATTGCGGATGGGATTCCTGGCCTCGGACGGCGTAGGAAATACAGCCATCCATGCAAACAGAGCAAGGATGAAGCAGGTTGCACCTCTGGCATGTGTCATGATTCACCTCCGGGTGTGGTCTCTTTTTCCTCGGTTTGACATTTCGAACAGATACCCTGGATACTGACGGAGAGACTCATGATTCGAAATCCCTCCGGTGTCGGATGAGGAATTTTCAAGTCGTCAAACGCCAAGTTGTTAAAGTCGGTGATTTCCCCGCAGCGAAGACACAGGAGGTGGTGGTGCCGGCGTGTATCCGGGTCATAACGGACGGCGGAGCCAGGGTGGGGCAATTTGCGAATAATTCCAAGCTGGGCAAATGTTTCCAAAACCCGATAAACCGTGGCTCGGGACATCTCCGGGTGCTGCTTCTTCACCTGGGCATAAATAAGATCAGCTGTTGGATGGTCCTTTCGTTGCGAGAGGGTCGCATAAATCGCCCTCCGTTGCGGTGTCACAGCCAAGCCACTTTGCCGGCACCTCTGCTCAAAGCCGTGAGCTAACTCTTCTGATTCTTGGGGCATTCCATTCATAGTGATTGAAACAATATATCATTTGAGACAACTTATCAAGCCATATATTATTAGCAAAATGAATATATATAATAAGATCTAGGATGTTTCCATCTCACCCGATAAGAATTTTGTGAGCAGATCCCGGATGCCTGCAAAGGCGCGCCCGCGGTGGCTGAGGGCGCTTTTCTCGGCCAATTCCATCTCAGAAAAGGTCTTCCCGATTTCAGGGATCAGAAAGACGGGATCGTAACCGAAGCCGCCTTCACCCCTTCTCTCCCTCAATATGGTCCCATCACAACGACCCTCGGTCGTAATCTCAATACCGGCCCCCATGATCAGCACCGCGACCGTCCTGAATCGGGCCGAACGATGGATCTCTTCGATATCCTCCAGCTCTTCGAGGAGCCTTTTCACATTCTCATCGTAAGAGGCGTTCTCACCCGCATAGCGGCTGCTTCGAATGCCGGGTCTTCCGTTCAGAGCATCGACTTCGAGACCGGTGTCATCGGCCAGCACGGGCTCCCCCACCAATTTAAAAAGAGCGCGGGCCTTTAAGAGGGCGTTTTCCTCCAGGCTCTTCCCCGTTTCTTCCGGCGCGAAGGATCCCTCAACATCGGCCGCGGAGAAGATCTCTATATCCAACCCCTGCAGGATATCTTTGATTTCACGCACCTTGTCGCTATTGTGGCTGGCGACATAAAGTTTCACATTATTCTCCGCCATCTTTAACTTCGGGGGACAAAATCCATGGCAGCACCCGGGCTTGAGCCTTCAAGACCTTCCTAATCCCCGAAGCGGCGAGGCTCAACATTTTGTTCAATTCCTGGCGCGTATAGGGCCGCCCTTCCGCTGTTCCCTGCACCTCAACAAAATGACCCGAACCGGTCATGACGACATTGAAATCAACATCGGCGGCGCTGTCTTCCGCGTGATCAAGATCCAAAACCGGCTCTCCATTGATGAGCCCGACGCTGATCGCGGCGAGTTGGTCTTTAATCGGGAATTTCCGAATCTCGCCCTTTTCCAAGAGATGGCGGCAAACCTGATGGAGCGCCACATAGGCGGCGGTGACCGATGCGGTGCGGGTTCCACCGTCGGCTTCAAACACATCGCAATCGATGATGATCTGGCGCTCACCTAATAGATCGAGATCGGTAATGGCGCGCAGAGAGCGGCCGACGAGGCGTTGAATCTCGAAATTTCTGCCGGAGACCCGGTTGCGCGCCGCCCTTTCAGGCACGCTCCGCGGCAATAAACCATATTCCGCGGTGACCCATCCGCTCCTTTGACCCCGCATCCAGAAGGGGAGGCGTGTTTCGAGACTGGCGGCGCAAGCGACCCAAGTGTTTCCCATCCGGATCGCGGCACTCCCCTCGGCATGCCGGAAAAACGGCGTTTCGATACTGATTTTTCGTAGCGCATGGGGAGATCTCCCATCCGAGCGCGGCATCATCTTCCTCCTGACATCAATTAGCGTTCGTACCAGGGTATATCAACCTGATCGACAGGCATGACACTGCCAAGCGGACAGCCGAGGAAGCGCTCCCCGACCTCTTTGAACTTCAATGGAATATCACTCACATAATAATGACAATCTGGAGGCGATGCGGCCGCCGGGCGGAGCAATCCCGATTCCCTTAATCGATCCGACATCTCAACAACGGCGGCCTCGCCTGATTCTACAATGGCGACATCCGGCCCGATGACTTTCCGGATCGTCTCCTTTAACAAAGGATAGTGCGTGCAGCCGAGAATAAGAACATCCATCCCCTTATCCATCACCGGCTCCAAATACTCCTTGAGAACCCTCTCGGGAACATCACCCGACACCCATCCCTCTTCGGCCAGCGGCACCAGCAGCGGGCAAGCCTGAGAGATCACTTTGACGGACGGCTCGATGCTCCGCAACGCTATTGTATAAGCTTCCGACGCGATCGTGGCCCGGGTGCCGATGACGCCGATGGTTCCCTTTTGCGTCATTCTCAGCGCCTGGCGGACGGCCGGCTCGATCATGCCGACGATGGGAATGTCAAAAGACCGGCTCAACTCAGGAAGGGCGACAGCGCTCGATGTGTTGCACGCCACAACCAAAAATTTCACCCCTTTGTGCAAGAGAAAACGGGTAT
The Candidatus Eisenbacteria bacterium genome window above contains:
- a CDS encoding transcriptional repressor codes for the protein MPQESEELAHGFEQRCRQSGLAVTPQRRAIYATLSQRKDHPTADLIYAQVKKQHPEMSRATVYRVLETFAQLGIIRKLPHPGSAVRYDPDTRRHHHLLCLRCGEITDFNNLAFDDLKIPHPTPEGFRIMSLSVSIQGICSKCQTEEKETTPGGES
- the rdgB gene encoding RdgB/HAM1 family non-canonical purine NTP pyrophosphatase — encoded protein: MKLYVASHNSDKVREIKDILQGLDIEIFSAADVEGSFAPEETGKSLEENALLKARALFKLVGEPVLADDTGLEVDALNGRPGIRSSRYAGENASYDENVKRLLEELEDIEEIHRSARFRTVAVLIMGAGIEITTEGRCDGTILRERRGEGGFGYDPVFLIPEIGKTFSEMELAEKSALSHRGRAFAGIRDLLTKFLSGEMETS
- a CDS encoding T9SS type A sorting domain-containing protein, with the translated sequence MTHARGATCFILALFAWMAVFPTPSEARNPIRNAFFSTYPIAVNTQLDDLPSNGGHCGVCHFNFDGGGARNPYGLGVQIGINGGLSYVDAFLAIQNDDSDADGFTNIVEITDVVNFGNTPTFPGLSQSNMGSTSNILLAEVEPYLTPSGGTDTTPPEVTISAPDGGENLSAGTFQTINYTATDASGISYINVYLSEDGGASYKHVARNEAPGSSYSWFVPNRPGSMNRIRVEAHDNAGNSGFDDSDADFTITGVPAGFVPTTLRDMDLSGTQPHEGAILDDPGASCASCHGNYDSANEAWYNWRGSMMAQAARDPFFFACMAIAEQDAPSVGDLCIRCHTQSGWQEGRSVDTSGGLLNAKDRQGVQCDFCHRAVDQNYVEGVSPAQDVDVLANISPLPLQYGNGQFINDPAPLRRGPYADALAAHEFVESPFHRSANICGICHDVSNPVFVQDSPGDYSPNTFDAEHPDMDVRNMMPVERTYSEWSQSEYATTGVYAPQFAGNKPDGIVSTCQDCHMHDVEARGCNDGNAPLRSDLGLHDFTGGNTFVPDIIPTFFPGEVEVVQLQAAKSRAVSMLQKAVTLEVTPETFGVTVRVTNETGHKLPSGYPEGRRIWVNVSAYDEAEQKVFESGAYDYETGELLHDEQVKVYEVHPGLSPALAAAIGFSPGESFHFVLSDTVYSDNRIPPRGFTNAGFEAIQSPPVAYSYTDGQYWDDTSYHLPEEAVLAVVTVYYQSTSKEYIEFLRDENTTNSMGQDLHDAWVAQGMNPPEMMEQLSVPVNIETAVEEFPQILVNRLGSNQPNPFHQTTTIRYTLAKREQANIAVYDVNGRRIRTLVNGVQEPGDLSLPWDGRNDEGRDLAPGIYFVRYRVGSDLFWRKITKSSK
- the rph gene encoding ribonuclease PH; this translates as MPRSDGRSPHALRKISIETPFFRHAEGSAAIRMGNTWVACAASLETRLPFWMRGQRSGWVTAEYGLLPRSVPERAARNRVSGRNFEIQRLVGRSLRAITDLDLLGERQIIIDCDVFEADGGTRTASVTAAYVALHQVCRHLLEKGEIRKFPIKDQLAAISVGLINGEPVLDLDHAEDSAADVDFNVVMTGSGHFVEVQGTAEGRPYTRQELNKMLSLAASGIRKVLKAQARVLPWILSPEVKDGGE
- the murI gene encoding glutamate racemase, giving the protein MPIGVFDSGIGGLSVVRHILCELPDEGVLYFGDSARVPYGTKSAQTVIRFSMENTRFLLHKGVKFLVVACNTSSAVALPELSRSFDIPIVGMIEPAVRQALRMTQKGTIGVIGTRATIASEAYTIALRSIEPSVKVISQACPLLVPLAEEGWVSGDVPERVLKEYLEPVMDKGMDVLILGCTHYPLLKETIRKVIGPDVAIVESGEAAVVEMSDRLRESGLLRPAAASPPDCHYYVSDIPLKFKEVGERFLGCPLGSVMPVDQVDIPWYER